From Candidatus Dadabacteria bacterium, the proteins below share one genomic window:
- the katG gene encoding catalase/peroxidase HPI: MNKCPVNHAAGGGTTNNDWWPNRLRLDILRQHSSMSDPMEGDFNYTEEFKSLDYDALKKDLHNLMTDSQDWWPADFGHYGPLFIRMSWHAAGTYRTGDGRGGGGTGNQRFAPLNSWPDNANLDKARRLLWPIKQKYGKKISWADLMILAGNVALESMGFKTFGFGGGRKDIWEPEKDIYWGAEKTWLDDKRYSGERDLENPLAAVQMGLIYVNPEGPDGKPDPVAAAADIRETFGRMAMNDEETVALIAGGHSFGKSHGAGDPALVGAEPEAAGIEQQGLGWKSGHGSGHSADTITGGPEVTWTKTPAKWSNDFFDHLFGHEWELTKSPAGAYQWVAKDGDETIPDAHDPSKRHRPTMLTTDLTLRFDPEFEKISRRFHESPDRFADAFARAWFKLTHRDMGPRARYLGPEVPKEELIWQDPVPAVDHPLIDETDIASLKKKIGDSGLSVRQMVSTAWASASTFRGSDMRGGANGARIRLSPQKDWEVNQPEQLAETLKSLEDIRNEFNDAATGGKKVSLADLIVLAGCVGIEQAAGRAGSGITAPFTPGRADASPEQTDVESFAVLEPAADGFRNYRKEKYAVSDEELLVDRAQLLTLTPPEMTALVGGMRVLDTNFGQTRHGVFTERPGALTNDFFVNLLDMNTDWKPVSGDEDLFEGRDRKTGKPKWTGTRVDLIFGSNSELRALAEVYGCGDGEEKFVRDFVAVWTKVTNLDRFDLA; the protein is encoded by the coding sequence ATGAACAAATGCCCGGTCAATCACGCCGCCGGAGGTGGCACAACAAACAACGACTGGTGGCCCAACCGGTTGCGGCTGGATATTCTGCGCCAGCATTCCTCAATGTCAGACCCAATGGAAGGGGATTTCAACTACACGGAAGAGTTCAAATCTCTGGACTATGACGCCCTGAAAAAAGACCTCCACAACCTGATGACCGATTCTCAGGACTGGTGGCCCGCGGATTTCGGCCACTACGGGCCGCTGTTTATCCGCATGTCATGGCACGCCGCCGGAACTTACCGCACCGGAGACGGGCGTGGAGGCGGCGGAACCGGCAACCAGCGCTTTGCTCCTCTCAACAGCTGGCCCGACAACGCCAATCTTGACAAGGCGCGCAGACTGCTCTGGCCGATAAAACAAAAATACGGAAAGAAAATATCATGGGCGGACCTGATGATTCTTGCCGGCAATGTCGCGCTGGAATCAATGGGATTCAAAACCTTCGGCTTCGGCGGCGGACGCAAAGACATCTGGGAGCCGGAAAAAGATATTTACTGGGGAGCGGAAAAAACATGGCTGGATGACAAACGCTACTCCGGGGAACGGGACCTTGAAAACCCCCTTGCCGCAGTTCAAATGGGGCTGATCTACGTCAACCCCGAAGGGCCGGACGGCAAACCCGACCCGGTTGCGGCGGCGGCTGATATCCGCGAAACCTTCGGGCGCATGGCAATGAATGATGAGGAAACCGTGGCGCTGATTGCGGGCGGCCACTCTTTCGGCAAATCACACGGCGCGGGCGACCCGGCGCTTGTGGGAGCGGAACCCGAAGCGGCGGGCATTGAACAGCAGGGGCTGGGATGGAAAAGCGGCCACGGTTCGGGACACAGCGCAGACACCATTACCGGCGGCCCCGAAGTTACATGGACAAAAACACCCGCCAAGTGGAGCAATGACTTTTTTGACCACCTGTTCGGACACGAATGGGAACTGACCAAAAGCCCCGCCGGGGCCTACCAGTGGGTGGCAAAAGACGGAGACGAAACAATTCCGGACGCTCACGACCCGTCAAAACGCCACCGTCCCACTATGCTGACCACAGACCTTACTCTGCGCTTTGACCCGGAGTTTGAAAAAATCTCACGGCGTTTTCACGAAAGCCCCGACCGGTTTGCGGACGCATTCGCCCGCGCATGGTTCAAACTGACCCACCGCGATATGGGGCCGCGCGCCCGCTATCTGGGACCCGAAGTTCCAAAAGAGGAACTTATCTGGCAGGACCCCGTCCCCGCAGTTGACCATCCGTTGATTGACGAAACCGATATCGCCTCTCTCAAGAAAAAGATCGGCGATTCCGGCCTGTCCGTCAGGCAAATGGTTTCAACCGCGTGGGCTTCCGCCTCCACTTTTCGCGGCTCGGATATGCGCGGCGGCGCAAACGGAGCCCGCATTCGTCTGTCACCCCAGAAAGACTGGGAGGTCAATCAGCCGGAACAACTGGCGGAAACACTGAAATCCCTTGAGGATATAAGGAACGAATTCAACGACGCCGCAACCGGCGGCAAGAAAGTGTCTCTTGCCGACCTGATAGTGCTTGCGGGTTGCGTCGGCATTGAGCAGGCCGCCGGGCGGGCGGGGAGCGGTATAACCGCGCCTTTCACACCGGGGCGCGCGGACGCCTCTCCGGAACAAACCGATGTTGAGTCGTTTGCCGTGCTTGAACCGGCGGCGGACGGGTTTCGCAACTACCGGAAAGAAAAATACGCCGTTTCAGACGAAGAACTGCTGGTTGACCGGGCGCAACTGCTGACCCTGACACCGCCCGAAATGACGGCTCTTGTCGGCGGCATGCGCGTGCTGGACACAAACTTCGGACAAACACGGCACGGCGTCTTCACCGAACGGCCGGGCGCGCTGACCAATGACTTCTTCGTGAACCTGCTGGATATGAACACCGACTGGAAGCCGGTGTCCGGCGATGAAGACCTGTTTGAAGGCCGCGACCGGAAAACCGGAAAACCGAAATGGACCGGGACGCGGGTTGACCTGATATTCGGCTCAAACTCCGAACTGCGGGCTCTTGCCGAGGTTTACGGTTGCGGGGACGGAGAGGAGAAATTCGTCAGAGACTTTGTTGCCGTCTGGACCAAGGTGACGAATCTGGACCGTTTTGACCTTGCGTGA